The following are encoded in a window of Hyalangium minutum genomic DNA:
- a CDS encoding tRNA1(Val) (adenine(37)-N6)-methyltransferase, with protein sequence MEWPHQVRLALHPEPGETLDSICGGEVQVLQRRGGYRFTLDPILLAHFAVYEGGAHRGRLMDLGTGSGIIPLVLAKRLGRKDITALELQPRLYSLAERNVYLNRCEEQVTLVQGDLRQVDQFFAAGSFSHVLCNPPYRACTTGRSSVTMEKAIARHEVACALPDVARAARYLLAPRGGLCMVYPAARFAELAGLLREHRLEPKTARMVHPRADRPAKLVLLNAVKGGRADLMVLPPLVLHAEDEHAFTEEVSAMVQ encoded by the coding sequence TTGGAGTGGCCCCATCAGGTGCGGCTCGCGCTGCACCCCGAGCCGGGGGAGACGCTCGACTCCATCTGCGGAGGCGAGGTGCAAGTGCTGCAGCGCCGGGGGGGCTACCGCTTCACGTTGGATCCCATCCTGCTGGCGCACTTCGCGGTGTACGAGGGCGGTGCTCACCGCGGGCGGCTGATGGATCTCGGGACGGGGAGCGGAATCATTCCGCTGGTGCTGGCGAAGCGGCTGGGGCGCAAGGACATCACGGCGCTGGAACTGCAGCCGCGGCTGTACTCGCTGGCCGAGCGCAACGTGTACCTGAACCGGTGCGAGGAGCAGGTGACGCTGGTGCAGGGAGACCTGCGGCAGGTGGACCAGTTCTTCGCGGCGGGGAGCTTCAGCCACGTGCTGTGTAACCCGCCGTACCGGGCGTGCACCACGGGGCGCAGCAGCGTGACGATGGAGAAGGCGATTGCGCGGCACGAGGTGGCATGTGCGCTACCTGACGTGGCGCGGGCGGCACGGTACCTGCTGGCGCCGCGAGGAGGGCTGTGCATGGTGTACCCGGCGGCCCGGTTCGCGGAGCTTGCGGGGCTGCTGCGAGAGCACCGGCTGGAGCCAAAGACGGCGCGCATGGTGCATCCCCGGGCGGACCGGCCGGCGAAGCTGGTGCTGCTGAATGCGGTGAAGGGCGGGCGCGCGGATCTGATGGTGCTGCCACCGCTGGTGCTGCATGCGGAGGACGAGCACGCGTTCACCGAAGAGGTGAGCGCGATGGTGCAGTGA
- a CDS encoding carbohydrate kinase family protein, translating into MTRVLVVGGVAFNTMIQLEQFPERRSQTVFSRGYHETLGETGAGKALNLRKLGFDVSLHGLVGDDLYGHRIEERLQQEGIHFLRDLDPRGTERHVNLMNAEGGRISIYMAYATFEPQLDLSHLEALIPSHDYVVLNIINYARRLIPAVKRSGKELWCDIHDFDGRNEYHRDFIEAADCIFMSSDSMSDYRPFMQYLVSQGKKLVVCTHGRHGSTALTSDNRWIETPIVPGYTVRDTNGAGDAFFAGFLFGHSRQYPLKQCLRLASITGALCVTSEELASPTLSSELLESEYRKHFG; encoded by the coding sequence ATGACACGGGTCCTGGTCGTCGGTGGCGTGGCGTTCAACACGATGATCCAGCTCGAGCAGTTCCCGGAGCGGCGCTCCCAGACCGTCTTCAGCCGGGGCTACCACGAGACCCTCGGAGAGACCGGGGCTGGCAAGGCGTTGAACCTTCGCAAGCTGGGCTTCGACGTCTCCCTCCATGGCCTCGTAGGTGATGACCTGTACGGCCACCGCATCGAAGAGCGGCTCCAGCAAGAGGGCATCCACTTCCTCCGCGATCTCGATCCGCGCGGCACCGAGCGCCACGTCAACCTCATGAACGCCGAGGGCGGCCGCATCTCCATCTACATGGCCTATGCCACCTTCGAGCCCCAGCTCGACTTGAGCCACCTCGAAGCCCTCATTCCCTCGCACGACTACGTCGTGCTCAACATCATCAACTACGCGCGCCGCCTCATCCCTGCCGTGAAGCGATCTGGCAAAGAGCTCTGGTGCGACATCCACGACTTCGATGGCCGGAATGAGTACCACCGCGACTTCATCGAAGCCGCTGACTGCATCTTCATGAGCTCCGACTCCATGAGCGACTACCGCCCGTTCATGCAGTACCTCGTGAGCCAGGGAAAGAAGCTCGTGGTCTGCACCCACGGCCGCCACGGCTCCACCGCCCTCACCTCTGACAACCGCTGGATCGAGACTCCCATCGTCCCCGGCTACACCGTCCGCGACACCAACGGCGCCGGCGATGCCTTCTTCGCGGGCTTCCTCTTCGGCCACTCCCGGCAATACCCCCTCAAGCAGTGCCTGCGGCTCGCCAGCATCACGGGAGCCCTGTGCGTCACCTCGGAAGAGCTGGCCTCCCCCACCCTCTCCTCTGAGTTGCTGGAGTCGGAATACCGCAAGCACTTCGGCTGA